One genomic window of Prochlorococcus marinus str. NATL2A includes the following:
- a CDS encoding nucleoside 2-deoxyribosyltransferase translates to MTNKTLYLASPYGFSEHWRLKLLPDFVSKLEFMGASVLEPFDRNSHIDISAPGWANKVANSNLNDLRQADGLFAIVNGSPPDEGVMVEIGVAIALGKTTFLFRDDFRKCSDSNEYPLNLMVFLGLPSDSWNDYYYSSLDDLDCKKKAIYKWLRNEI, encoded by the coding sequence TTGACAAATAAAACACTTTATCTGGCCTCTCCATATGGCTTCTCTGAGCACTGGAGGCTGAAACTTCTACCTGACTTTGTATCTAAATTGGAGTTTATGGGGGCGAGTGTTTTGGAACCTTTTGATCGTAATAGTCATATTGATATTTCTGCGCCTGGTTGGGCCAATAAAGTTGCTAATTCAAACTTAAACGATTTGAGGCAAGCTGATGGCTTATTCGCAATAGTTAATGGATCGCCCCCCGATGAGGGAGTAATGGTTGAGATTGGGGTCGCTATTGCTTTAGGAAAAACTACATTTTTATTTAGAGATGATTTTCGTAAATGTTCTGATTCTAATGAATACCCCCTTAACTTAATGGTCTTTCTTGGGTTGCCTTCTGATTCATGGAATGATTACTATTATTCTTCTTTGGATGACCTAGATTGTAAAAAGAAAGCTATTTATAAATGGTTGAGAAATGAAATCTAA
- a CDS encoding NAD(P)/FAD-dependent oxidoreductase: MISDLVIIGGGASGFMGAITAITNGLRSVVILEGTSKVLEKVRISGGGRCNLTNSCFEISDLVNNYPRGEKQLLGLFNRFSTTEAFDWFQEKGLSLKVEKDGRVFPCSDSSEEVISCLTNVAKNSGVKVLTNSYVKQISKIEGGFNLLVKGDNSFKAKNILICTGGHPSGRRLAMSLGHSIIHPVPSLFSFSTVDSSLRDCSGITLDVQVKLNVNNKKYSGKGPILITHKGFSGPVILRLSAFSARNLYDNKYKAELRINWLCMNENEARLKIDLYKLENGKKLIFNYKPFHKLPRSLWKSFLLSLNIDSQLKWAELSKSKKESLIKYLIMKTYLIKGRGPFGEEFVTAGGVSLKEINFKTMESKITKGLFFAGEVLDIDGVTGGFNFQHCWTSGWVAGKSIVIK, encoded by the coding sequence ATGATCTCAGATCTTGTCATTATTGGAGGTGGTGCCTCTGGCTTTATGGGAGCAATCACCGCGATTACTAATGGACTTAGATCAGTTGTGATTCTAGAAGGCACCTCAAAAGTACTTGAAAAAGTTAGAATTAGTGGTGGTGGCAGATGTAATTTAACCAACTCATGTTTTGAGATTTCTGATTTAGTAAATAATTATCCAAGAGGAGAAAAGCAACTATTAGGATTGTTTAATCGATTTTCTACAACTGAAGCTTTTGATTGGTTTCAGGAGAAAGGACTTAGTCTTAAAGTAGAGAAAGATGGCAGAGTATTTCCTTGCTCTGATTCTTCTGAAGAAGTTATAAGTTGTTTGACTAATGTTGCGAAAAACTCAGGTGTAAAGGTATTAACTAATTCTTATGTAAAGCAAATAAGCAAAATAGAAGGTGGCTTTAACTTATTAGTCAAAGGGGACAATTCCTTTAAAGCCAAGAATATTTTAATTTGTACTGGTGGTCATCCTAGTGGACGTAGATTAGCAATGAGTCTAGGGCACTCTATTATTCATCCTGTTCCCTCTCTTTTTTCTTTTTCTACTGTAGATAGCTCATTAAGAGATTGCTCAGGTATTACTTTAGATGTTCAAGTCAAACTCAATGTTAACAACAAAAAATATTCTGGAAAAGGTCCTATCTTGATAACTCATAAAGGCTTTAGCGGCCCAGTCATACTTAGACTATCTGCATTTAGTGCTAGAAATCTATACGATAATAAATACAAAGCTGAATTAAGAATAAATTGGCTTTGTATGAATGAGAATGAAGCTAGATTGAAAATTGATTTATATAAATTAGAAAATGGTAAGAAATTAATCTTCAATTATAAACCTTTCCATAAACTTCCACGAAGCTTATGGAAATCTTTTCTCTTAAGCTTAAATATTGACTCACAATTGAAATGGGCTGAGCTATCTAAATCCAAAAAAGAGTCTTTAATCAAATATTTAATAATGAAAACCTATCTTATAAAGGGTCGTGGTCCTTTTGGTGAGGAATTTGTAACTGCAGGAGGAGTATCACTTAAGGAAATTAATTTTAAAACTATGGAAAGTAAGATAACTAAGGGGTTATTCTTCGCTGGAGAAGTATTAGATATTGATGGTGTTACTGGTGGTTTTAATTTCCAACATTGTTGGACAAGTGGCTGGGTAGCAGGAAAATCAATAGTTATTAAGTAG
- a CDS encoding DoxX family protein: protein MLNSIFYKSVFKDFAFLILRVFTGALLIHHGFEKLNDINNFADAFVRPLHLPFPVTLSYIAAGSEIGGSWLLILGLGTRLGASAILGTMSVAIYHAIVTSGFNIYLLELLALYFSSAFSIILLGPGMFSADYLINEILKSNPDFIFSIFTQQLSSKTESISKKELPKSIKQKRSFDFPFTNFLSS from the coding sequence TTGCTTAATTCAATCTTCTATAAATCCGTATTCAAGGACTTTGCTTTTCTGATTTTGAGAGTATTTACAGGAGCACTATTAATTCACCATGGATTTGAAAAGTTAAATGACATCAACAATTTTGCTGATGCTTTTGTACGTCCTCTTCACTTACCATTTCCAGTCACCCTCTCTTACATTGCCGCAGGATCTGAGATTGGTGGTAGTTGGTTATTGATACTTGGTCTAGGTACAAGACTAGGAGCATCAGCAATTCTAGGTACTATGAGTGTTGCCATTTATCACGCAATCGTTACTTCAGGTTTCAACATCTATTTATTGGAACTCTTAGCCCTTTATTTTAGTTCTGCGTTTTCAATTATTTTGTTGGGACCAGGTATGTTCTCCGCTGACTACCTCATTAATGAAATTCTTAAATCCAATCCTGATTTTATTTTTTCAATTTTTACTCAACAACTATCAAGTAAAACCGAATCAATTTCAAAAAAAGAATTACCTAAATCTATAAAACAAAAGAGATCATTTGATTTTCCTTTTACTAACTTCTTATCTTCTTGA
- a CDS encoding AI-2E family transporter, with product MKQTSFLSITALIISVLILWGLKEIVILFFASIIIAMALCTITGKIRDFFKIPRWISLVITIISIILISSISIVIIIPQFTSEFQELINQIPSAASKLWELSINTFLNFSELVYKDNIPDLADQSILTNKLSMIPDGASLANAVTDSITKLVGLVSNVGIGILQLIFIISVGLMITLQPQSYREVAILLVPSFYRRRARTILLRCGNALSSWMAGVLLSSICVAILVSIGLYILGIKLVIANALIAGVLNVIPNVGPTISTIFPLSVALLDTPWKSLAVLGLYIIIQNIESYVITPSIMHKQVKLLPGLTITAQFIFTIIFGPLGLLLAIPMAVVIQVFVKEIIINDILEKNIFSTKI from the coding sequence TTGAAACAGACTAGCTTTCTATCAATAACAGCTTTAATTATTTCTGTATTGATTTTATGGGGTTTAAAAGAAATAGTCATACTATTTTTTGCTTCAATAATAATTGCTATGGCTCTTTGTACAATTACAGGTAAAATAAGAGATTTTTTTAAAATTCCTAGGTGGATATCATTAGTAATAACAATAATTTCTATAATTCTAATTTCAAGTATTTCAATAGTAATAATAATACCGCAATTCACCAGCGAGTTTCAAGAGTTAATAAATCAAATACCTTCAGCAGCAAGCAAACTATGGGAACTATCAATAAATACCTTCTTAAATTTTTCTGAGCTTGTATATAAAGACAATATTCCTGATTTAGCAGATCAATCAATCTTGACTAATAAGCTTAGTATGATTCCAGATGGTGCGAGTCTTGCCAACGCTGTAACAGATAGCATCACAAAGTTGGTTGGTTTAGTAAGTAATGTTGGAATAGGAATTCTTCAATTAATCTTTATAATATCAGTTGGTTTAATGATAACGTTACAGCCTCAATCATATAGAGAAGTTGCCATATTACTAGTCCCATCATTTTATAGAAGGCGTGCAAGAACAATCTTATTAAGATGCGGAAATGCCTTAAGTAGTTGGATGGCTGGGGTTCTACTAAGCTCAATTTGTGTAGCTATACTAGTCTCTATTGGACTTTATATATTAGGAATAAAGCTTGTAATCGCTAATGCTTTAATAGCTGGTGTATTAAATGTTATACCAAATGTAGGCCCAACGATAAGCACTATTTTTCCACTTTCTGTTGCATTGCTAGATACTCCATGGAAATCACTTGCTGTTCTTGGCTTATATATAATCATTCAAAATATTGAGAGCTATGTAATAACTCCTTCAATAATGCACAAACAAGTCAAATTACTGCCAGGTTTGACAATTACTGCTCAATTTATTTTTACTATTATTTTTGGTCCACTTGGTTTGTTGCTAGCAATTCCAATGGCAGTAGTAATACAAGTATTTGTTAAAGAAATAATTATTAATGACATACTAGAAAAAAATATTTTTTCAACAAAAATCTAA
- the psb28 gene encoding photosystem II reaction center protein Psb28, whose product MTKINENVAIQFVKGENEKDQPEIRLFRNLDGKKGKAVYKFYKPKTITLTNYKSVQRMFLIDSEGVLSTKKIDLSISEDHVKEVKSTYNWNSEEEFERFMRFASRYANSLSQN is encoded by the coding sequence ATGACTAAAATCAATGAGAATGTTGCAATTCAATTTGTTAAAGGGGAAAACGAAAAAGATCAACCTGAAATTCGTTTATTTAGAAACCTTGATGGCAAAAAAGGTAAAGCCGTATATAAATTTTACAAACCTAAAACAATAACACTAACGAATTATAAATCTGTACAAAGAATGTTTCTAATTGATTCCGAAGGTGTACTTTCAACAAAAAAAATAGATTTATCTATTTCAGAAGATCATGTTAAGGAAGTTAAGTCGACCTATAATTGGAATTCAGAAGAAGAATTCGAGAGATTTATGCGTTTCGCTTCAAGATATGCAAATTCCCTATCTCAGAATTAA
- the mnmH gene encoding tRNA 2-selenouridine(34) synthase MnmH, with amino-acid sequence MSEKPTNSSYPVTDFRNLASPIIDVRSPSEFYQGHWPGAVNIPLFSDSERETIGKSYKKESRLKAILHGLKVTIPNAKNLLEIILQITTKEEGKNKSLRIYCWRGGMRSSAFAWLARTIGIRTYLLKGGYKTYRKWVLNQFEADLPIRLLGGKTGTRKTDLLNYINEENIHVIDLEGIANHRGSSFGSLGMKEQPSTQQFENILAESLDSFQKNSAIEIWLEAESSNLGKCRIPNSLYTKMKKAPIIEIIKDKDERVKNLVHVYSQNSQTELNNAVNRISKRLGPQRTKEALTAIKRKEWSKACESMLDYYDKCYEYELKKTTNINSINLSGLSLKSSLNKILNEKLNPL; translated from the coding sequence ATGTCAGAGAAACCTACCAATTCGAGCTATCCCGTTACGGATTTTCGAAATTTAGCCAGCCCAATTATTGATGTAAGAAGTCCCAGCGAATTTTACCAAGGTCATTGGCCGGGTGCTGTTAATATTCCTTTGTTTTCTGATAGCGAAAGAGAGACAATTGGTAAAAGTTATAAAAAAGAAAGTCGCTTAAAAGCAATTCTTCATGGTTTAAAAGTAACCATTCCTAATGCTAAAAATCTATTAGAAATAATCCTTCAAATCACCACAAAAGAAGAAGGAAAAAACAAATCATTACGAATATATTGCTGGAGAGGTGGTATGAGATCTAGTGCTTTTGCCTGGCTTGCTCGAACAATAGGTATTAGGACATATTTATTAAAAGGTGGATATAAAACCTATAGAAAATGGGTCCTAAATCAATTTGAGGCTGATTTACCAATAAGACTTTTAGGAGGTAAAACAGGTACAAGAAAAACAGACTTATTAAATTATATAAATGAAGAAAATATACATGTAATTGATCTAGAGGGAATCGCTAATCATAGAGGGAGTAGTTTTGGTTCATTAGGTATGAAGGAGCAGCCTTCAACACAACAATTTGAAAATATTCTCGCAGAATCTCTTGATAGCTTTCAAAAAAATAGCGCAATAGAGATATGGCTTGAAGCTGAAAGTTCTAATCTAGGTAAGTGTCGTATACCAAATAGTTTGTATACAAAAATGAAAAAAGCACCGATCATAGAAATAATTAAAGACAAGGATGAACGGGTAAAAAATTTAGTCCATGTTTATAGCCAAAATTCTCAAACTGAATTAAATAATGCTGTAAATAGAATAAGTAAAAGATTAGGTCCGCAAAGAACAAAAGAGGCATTAACGGCAATTAAAAGAAAAGAATGGTCAAAAGCCTGTGAATCCATGCTGGATTATTATGACAAGTGTTATGAATATGAGCTTAAGAAAACAACTAATATAAATTCAATTAATCTTAGTGGTTTAAGCCTAAAATCATCATTAAATAAAATCTTAAATGAGAAGCTCAATCCCTTATAG